In the genome of Flaviflexus ciconiae, one region contains:
- a CDS encoding YhgE/Pip domain-containing protein produces MRDILRLIQRDLHRATSSVLASIVIFGLIVIPALFTWFNVIASWDPFSNTKNLKVAVASSDAGYESDLIPVRINVGDQALSALRANDDFDWVITSEEEAIDGTESGEYYAAIVLPESFSADMVTFFAEGHESDPIAYYTNEKKNALAPTLTEQGAEGVSARITEVFTETLSDLALGLISSMSDFLTDDETRVTLAKLELRVSKIGSDLRGAAQTAEAFGSVIESSMTVVGGANDLVSGSSMAIEGASTAVSNGSAAIEGLRSNVQTANQGLANALASTSDAYDDVSASVDNLFAELDSGSLSQADAIDTLAQEVQLQIDSYTRARDTLRDEIAPMLPESALDGINSVIVKVETAISRQQDVYDRLVSAAQAVRDNNSEAQASRQEVQETVAQAKQAIDDAENAYTSNLKPQLDELSSTLDIIKVDIEAIGTDLASASSNLSAQSGSVLASLVRAFQTTGEISDSLKETADKFDELAASLARAADSGELDEISAIIGTDPSVLARSLAQPVGIERIAVFPVASFGAGMAPLYMVLALWVGALLMTVAIRVDVKADVLPGRPDLTPAQQYLGRYGIFALVGLAQASLVTTGLILFVQIEARHPVLLILTGWIISIVFTLLIYTAVAAFSNAGKALAVLLLVVQISGSGGAYPLAVLPQWFRQISPFLPATHAIDAVRSAIAGVYGGDLWASLGLLCLFAFPALLIGLVLRRPLIQFNRGLTEALESTKLM; encoded by the coding sequence ATGAGAGACATACTTCGGCTCATACAGCGCGATCTCCATCGGGCTACCAGTAGCGTTCTGGCATCGATCGTCATTTTCGGGCTCATTGTCATACCTGCTCTATTTACGTGGTTCAATGTGATTGCGAGCTGGGATCCTTTCTCGAACACCAAGAACTTAAAAGTTGCCGTTGCGAGCTCCGATGCTGGTTATGAGAGCGATCTCATACCCGTTCGTATTAATGTTGGCGACCAGGCTCTGTCTGCTCTTCGCGCCAATGATGATTTTGACTGGGTCATTACATCAGAAGAGGAAGCGATAGATGGAACTGAATCGGGCGAGTATTATGCTGCTATCGTTCTTCCTGAGTCCTTCAGTGCCGATATGGTGACCTTCTTTGCGGAGGGCCACGAGAGCGATCCGATTGCTTACTATACAAACGAAAAGAAGAACGCCCTTGCGCCTACTCTCACCGAGCAAGGTGCGGAAGGTGTGTCAGCTCGCATAACGGAGGTATTCACCGAGACGCTCAGCGATCTTGCCCTCGGATTGATCTCATCGATGTCAGATTTCCTTACTGACGACGAGACGCGTGTAACTCTCGCAAAGCTTGAACTGAGAGTTAGCAAGATTGGAAGCGACCTACGCGGCGCCGCGCAAACCGCAGAGGCCTTTGGTTCCGTCATTGAAAGCAGTATGACTGTAGTTGGCGGTGCCAATGACCTTGTCAGTGGATCCAGCATGGCGATAGAGGGTGCGTCTACTGCTGTTTCGAATGGGTCCGCGGCGATCGAAGGTCTCCGCTCGAACGTGCAGACAGCAAACCAAGGGCTCGCGAATGCACTCGCGTCTACATCGGATGCCTACGACGATGTGAGCGCGAGCGTTGACAACTTATTTGCCGAGCTCGATTCTGGCAGCCTCTCACAGGCCGACGCCATCGACACGCTTGCCCAGGAAGTCCAACTACAGATCGACAGTTATACTCGCGCGCGCGACACGCTCCGGGACGAAATCGCCCCAATGTTGCCAGAGTCCGCGCTTGACGGAATTAATTCCGTCATCGTCAAGGTCGAGACAGCAATATCTCGTCAGCAGGATGTCTATGACAGGCTCGTCTCCGCTGCACAGGCTGTTAGAGATAATAACAGCGAAGCTCAAGCCTCCCGCCAGGAGGTTCAGGAGACAGTTGCGCAGGCGAAGCAGGCAATCGACGATGCGGAGAATGCCTACACATCCAATCTCAAGCCACAGCTCGACGAGCTGTCGTCAACGCTCGACATAATCAAGGTAGATATTGAAGCCATTGGCACTGACCTAGCCTCAGCATCATCAAACCTGTCGGCACAGTCCGGTTCGGTGTTGGCATCGCTGGTACGCGCTTTTCAAACCACGGGAGAAATCTCCGATTCGCTCAAAGAAACGGCAGATAAGTTCGACGAGCTTGCGGCATCGCTCGCACGCGCAGCTGACAGCGGGGAGCTCGACGAGATCAGCGCGATCATCGGAACGGATCCGAGTGTCCTCGCAAGATCCCTAGCGCAGCCTGTTGGGATAGAGCGGATCGCGGTATTCCCAGTTGCTAGCTTCGGTGCGGGAATGGCTCCCCTGTACATGGTCCTCGCTCTGTGGGTGGGAGCACTGCTTATGACTGTTGCTATCAGGGTTGATGTCAAAGCGGACGTTCTACCTGGTAGGCCCGACCTCACACCAGCACAGCAGTATTTGGGCAGATATGGAATATTTGCCCTGGTGGGTCTTGCACAGGCCAGCCTCGTCACTACTGGCTTGATTCTCTTCGTCCAGATCGAGGCGCGTCACCCTGTCTTGTTGATACTGACGGGGTGGATCATTTCCATTGTTTTCACGCTCTTGATCTATACAGCAGTCGCCGCATTCAGCAATGCCGGTAAGGCTCTGGCTGTTCTCCTGCTTGTCGTCCAAATTTCTGGCTCCGGCGGGGCCTATCCACTCGCGGTTCTCCCGCAATGGTTCCGTCAGATCAGCCCCTTCCTTCCTGCAACGCATGCGATCGATGCTGTACGTTCAGCGATCGCAGGCGTCTACGGCGGTGACCTCTGGGCCTCCCTTGGACTGCTTTGTCTGTTCGCGTTCCCGGCTCTTCTCATAGGACTTGTGCTAAGACGCCCGCTCATTCAGTTCAATCGCGGCCTGACCGAGGCTTTGGAGTCGACGAAGCTCATGTAG
- a CDS encoding Nif3-like dinuclear metal center hexameric protein, giving the protein MLTREIIAAVEELCPPALAESWDAVGLVAGSPDWEARRILLAVDPCEKTVSEAIDGGYDMLLTHHPLYLRGTSTVGAHTTKGAWITDLIRAGVSLYAAHTNADSWGTAQAMADLLGLENARPLIPKEDDPTLGLGRIGTIAPVMLGELADRVADLLPRTPAGILVGGDEERVVETVAVSPGSGDSFLGLVNDSGADVYITADLRHHPATDHLWGGGAALISPTHFASEWPLLPKLAGALREMLPGLEVDVSTVVTDAWVSRR; this is encoded by the coding sequence ATGCTCACACGAGAAATCATTGCAGCAGTGGAAGAACTATGTCCGCCGGCACTCGCCGAGTCGTGGGATGCTGTTGGACTTGTCGCCGGTAGCCCCGACTGGGAAGCTCGGCGGATCCTGCTGGCGGTAGATCCGTGTGAAAAGACTGTGTCCGAGGCAATTGACGGTGGCTACGATATGCTGCTTACCCACCACCCGCTTTACCTTCGCGGCACCTCCACCGTTGGTGCTCACACGACGAAGGGTGCGTGGATTACGGACCTGATTCGCGCCGGCGTTTCTCTCTACGCGGCACATACCAATGCTGACTCCTGGGGCACCGCGCAGGCCATGGCCGACCTGCTGGGGCTTGAAAATGCTCGCCCGCTCATTCCCAAGGAAGATGATCCGACTCTCGGTCTGGGCAGAATTGGTACGATTGCCCCGGTGATGCTTGGAGAGCTCGCTGATCGGGTTGCCGATCTGCTTCCACGCACTCCCGCGGGAATCCTCGTGGGTGGTGACGAGGAACGAGTGGTGGAGACAGTGGCTGTTAGCCCCGGCTCGGGCGACTCTTTCCTTGGTCTTGTCAACGACTCGGGTGCGGACGTCTACATCACCGCTGATCTGCGCCATCATCCGGCTACCGATCACCTGTGGGGCGGGGGAGCGGCGCTCATTAGTCCCACGCACTTTGCCTCCGAGTGGCCGCTCTTGCCGAAGTTGGCGGGTGCGCTCCGTGAGATGCTTCCGGGCCTTGAGGTGGACGTGTCTACTGTCGTGACAGATGCGTGGGTGAGCCGGCGCTAA
- the ppgK gene encoding polyphosphate--glucose phosphotransferase — MSLALGIDIGGSGIKGAPVDLTTGEFVADRYRIPTPEKSTPKNVAQVVGQIAEHFDLPRHTPIGVAVPAPIVHGVAMWMANLHKSWAGTNVDELFSNVLDTQVTVVNDADAAGYGEVEYGAAKGQSGTSLVTTLGTGIGSALVIDHRLIPNTELGHLTLPNGKEAEAWASSAVKDRKKLSWTDWANRLQDVYGEYEKLLNPDLIIVGGGISKDSDKFLPLLKTRVPIIPATLRNKAGIIGAAALGAREATSQNS; from the coding sequence ATGAGCCTCGCACTCGGAATCGACATTGGCGGCTCCGGTATCAAAGGAGCCCCCGTCGACCTCACCACCGGTGAGTTCGTAGCCGACCGCTATCGCATACCTACTCCGGAGAAGTCGACCCCGAAGAACGTCGCTCAAGTCGTTGGACAGATTGCCGAGCACTTCGACCTTCCCAGGCACACCCCCATCGGTGTAGCCGTTCCCGCACCGATTGTTCACGGCGTGGCAATGTGGATGGCGAACCTTCACAAGTCGTGGGCCGGAACGAACGTCGACGAGCTTTTCTCCAACGTTCTCGACACCCAAGTGACTGTCGTCAACGACGCGGATGCTGCTGGTTACGGGGAAGTTGAGTATGGCGCAGCCAAGGGGCAGTCCGGCACCTCCCTGGTCACCACTCTCGGGACGGGCATCGGCTCCGCTCTCGTCATCGACCACCGCCTCATCCCCAATACGGAGCTTGGTCACCTGACCCTCCCGAACGGGAAAGAAGCCGAAGCGTGGGCATCCTCCGCAGTTAAGGACCGCAAGAAACTCTCCTGGACAGACTGGGCAAACCGACTCCAGGACGTTTACGGCGAATACGAGAAGCTCCTCAACCCCGACCTCATCATCGTCGGTGGCGGCATCTCCAAAGACTCGGACAAGTTCCTGCCACTGCTGAAAACACGTGTGCCAATCATCCCGGCTACTCTTCGCAACAAGGCCGGCATCATCGGTGCGGCCGCCCTCGGCGCACGAGAAGCAACGAGTCAAAACTCATAG
- the map gene encoding type I methionyl aminopeptidase: MLAQRAPLGTLVPGAISEKLSVPKSIERPEYLFHDGPEVVTASDMKDAETIERIRRTSKLAAQALEEVGKAVRPGITTDELDKIGHEFLIDNNAYPSSLDYMGFPKSLCTSINEVICHGIPDSTVLQEGDIVNVDITAFREGVHGDTNATFPVGEIDEESRLLIERTKMSMERGIKAVKPGRAINVIGRVIEAYAKRFQYGVVEDFTGHGVGEAFHSGLIVPHYDTAPRYDDLIEVGMVFTIEPMLTLGTIKWDQWDDGWTVLTKDRGRTAQFEHTLVVTEDGAEILTLP; encoded by the coding sequence ATGCTTGCACAGCGCGCACCCCTTGGCACCCTTGTTCCCGGAGCTATTTCGGAAAAGCTCTCTGTACCGAAGTCGATTGAGCGACCCGAATACCTGTTCCATGATGGTCCCGAGGTGGTGACTGCCTCCGATATGAAGGACGCGGAGACCATTGAGCGGATCCGCCGCACCTCGAAGCTTGCCGCCCAGGCCCTCGAAGAGGTTGGCAAGGCTGTCCGCCCCGGCATTACCACCGATGAGCTGGACAAGATCGGGCACGAGTTCCTCATCGACAATAACGCCTACCCGTCGAGCCTGGACTACATGGGGTTCCCGAAGTCGCTGTGCACCTCAATCAACGAGGTCATCTGCCACGGCATCCCCGACTCGACCGTTCTCCAAGAGGGCGATATCGTCAACGTCGACATCACGGCCTTCCGCGAGGGCGTTCACGGCGACACGAATGCAACGTTCCCCGTTGGGGAAATCGATGAGGAGTCCCGCCTTCTGATCGAGAGAACGAAGATGTCCATGGAGCGCGGCATTAAGGCTGTGAAGCCCGGCCGTGCCATCAACGTGATCGGCCGCGTCATCGAGGCCTATGCGAAGCGCTTCCAGTATGGCGTTGTGGAAGACTTCACCGGCCACGGCGTTGGCGAAGCCTTCCACTCGGGACTTATCGTTCCGCACTACGACACGGCACCCCGTTACGACGATCTCATCGAAGTGGGCATGGTCTTCACGATCGAGCCCATGCTGACCCTGGGGACCATCAAGTGGGACCAGTGGGATGATGGATGGACGGTACTGACGAAGGACCGTGGCCGCACCGCCCAGTTCGAGCACACTCTGGTTGTGACCGAAGACGGCGCCGAGATCCTTACGCTCCCATGA
- a CDS encoding SPOR domain-containing protein gives MANPSRREYWYNTKTGQVEVGQQSPWTDIMGPYDTEEEARNALTTAAERNETFDEEEEAWEDDWKDDED, from the coding sequence ATGGCGAATCCAAGCCGTCGTGAGTATTGGTACAACACAAAGACGGGCCAGGTTGAGGTAGGCCAGCAGTCCCCGTGGACGGACATTATGGGGCCCTACGACACCGAAGAAGAAGCCCGTAACGCTCTTACGACCGCGGCGGAGCGCAACGAAACGTTCGATGAAGAAGAAGAGGCGTGGGAAGACGACTGGAAGGATGATGAGGACTGA
- the panB gene encoding 3-methyl-2-oxobutanoate hydroxymethyltransferase, with protein sequence MTEGTPTPPRPRRFRIAHLAEAKHHGEPLTMLTAYDSMVASIIDRAGVDMILVGDSIGTTVFGDSNTLGVELADMVRATKSVANGTQRALIVSDLPFATYETGPAQAFESASQLIKAGANAVKLEGGVRVAEQIRTLVSNGIPVIAHIGFTPQSENTLSGPRVQGRGDDAADRVVEDAVAVQEAGAAAVVLEMVPADLASRITSILEIPTIGIGAGPETDGQVLVWSDMAGMTDWQPSFVQVFGQVGEALSKASTDYVAAVKSRSFPTREHSF encoded by the coding sequence ATGACCGAAGGAACACCCACGCCTCCACGTCCCCGCCGTTTCCGGATAGCCCACCTCGCCGAAGCCAAACACCATGGCGAGCCGCTGACAATGCTGACCGCCTACGATTCGATGGTCGCGTCAATCATTGACCGCGCCGGAGTCGACATGATTCTCGTTGGCGATTCCATTGGTACAACAGTATTCGGTGACTCGAATACTCTTGGCGTGGAGCTGGCCGACATGGTTCGTGCAACGAAGTCGGTAGCGAACGGTACTCAGCGTGCCCTGATCGTTTCCGATCTCCCTTTCGCTACTTACGAGACCGGACCTGCCCAGGCTTTCGAGTCCGCATCCCAGCTCATCAAGGCCGGAGCCAATGCGGTCAAGCTTGAGGGCGGCGTTCGCGTTGCCGAACAGATTCGCACGCTCGTCTCCAACGGTATTCCCGTGATCGCCCACATTGGCTTTACGCCGCAGTCGGAGAACACCCTCTCGGGCCCCCGCGTCCAGGGACGCGGCGATGATGCTGCCGATCGCGTTGTGGAAGATGCTGTTGCAGTCCAGGAGGCCGGTGCCGCAGCCGTTGTCCTGGAAATGGTTCCCGCCGATCTTGCCTCCCGCATCACCTCGATCCTCGAGATCCCGACCATCGGTATCGGTGCCGGTCCCGAAACTGACGGTCAGGTCCTTGTCTGGTCCGATATGGCGGGGATGACGGACTGGCAGCCCTCCTTCGTTCAGGTCTTCGGCCAGGTTGGTGAAGCCCTATCGAAGGCTTCCACCGATTACGTCGCCGCAGTCAAGTCGCGGTCCTTCCCAACTCGGGAACATTCCTTCTAG
- the glnA gene encoding type I glutamate--ammonia ligase: MDRQQEHVLRSIQEKDVRFVRLWFTDVIGTLKSVAIAPAELEEAFEEGIGFDGSSIEGLARVVEADMLAHPDASTFQILPGRSEDGVVARLFCDITTRDGEPARSDPRYVLRRALERASDMGFGFYTHPEIEFYLFHPSNDPDIDFRPIDRAGYFDHSARSVAQDFRRDAVAALESMNIPVEFSHHESGPGQNEIDLRYTDALSMADNIMTFRTVIQEVAISQGVVASFMPKPLIEHPGSGMHTHMSLFEGDRNVFYDPSGTYLLSATARKFMAGLLEHSRSIAAITNQHVNSYKRLWAGDEAPSFVSWGHNNRSALVRVPALRQGKPQSARIEYRAIDSAANPYLAFAVLLNAGIDGIERNLELPDEALDDVMALTRNERRALGIRSLPGNLEQALSLMHDSELVADTLGEEAFEFFLRNKEQEWQGYRNQVTPFERERFLPIN; the protein is encoded by the coding sequence ATGGACCGTCAGCAAGAACATGTTCTTCGGAGCATTCAGGAGAAGGATGTCCGGTTTGTTCGGCTGTGGTTCACCGATGTCATCGGCACCCTGAAGTCCGTTGCCATTGCTCCCGCCGAGCTCGAAGAGGCCTTCGAAGAAGGCATTGGTTTTGACGGCTCGTCAATTGAAGGCCTGGCCCGCGTCGTTGAGGCCGACATGTTGGCCCACCCGGATGCATCGACTTTCCAGATCCTGCCCGGGCGTAGCGAGGATGGTGTTGTTGCGCGGCTTTTCTGCGACATCACGACCCGCGATGGCGAACCGGCACGCTCAGACCCCCGGTACGTACTGCGGCGTGCCCTTGAACGGGCCAGCGACATGGGATTTGGTTTCTACACGCACCCGGAGATTGAGTTCTATCTTTTTCACCCAAGCAATGATCCTGATATCGACTTCCGGCCCATTGACAGGGCAGGATACTTCGATCATTCGGCACGGTCCGTGGCACAGGACTTTAGGCGGGATGCTGTTGCGGCCCTCGAGTCGATGAACATCCCGGTTGAGTTCTCCCACCACGAATCAGGGCCCGGTCAGAACGAGATTGACCTCCGGTACACGGATGCGTTGTCGATGGCGGACAACATCATGACGTTCCGTACCGTTATCCAGGAGGTGGCTATTTCTCAGGGTGTCGTTGCCTCTTTTATGCCGAAGCCACTTATCGAGCATCCCGGTAGCGGCATGCACACCCACATGTCGCTCTTCGAAGGAGACAGGAACGTCTTTTACGACCCCTCCGGGACCTATCTCCTGTCCGCTACCGCGCGGAAGTTCATGGCGGGCCTTCTCGAGCATTCCCGCTCAATCGCCGCGATCACCAACCAGCACGTCAACTCGTATAAGCGGCTGTGGGCAGGGGATGAGGCGCCGTCCTTTGTGAGCTGGGGCCACAACAACCGTTCCGCACTCGTCAGGGTCCCCGCCCTCCGCCAGGGCAAGCCGCAGTCCGCACGGATTGAATACCGAGCCATCGACTCTGCCGCCAATCCTTATCTCGCATTTGCCGTTCTGCTCAATGCTGGCATCGACGGGATTGAGCGAAATCTTGAGTTGCCCGACGAGGCACTTGACGATGTCATGGCACTCACCCGTAATGAGCGGAGGGCTCTTGGCATTCGATCCCTGCCCGGCAACCTCGAGCAGGCGCTTTCGCTCATGCACGACTCAGAGCTTGTTGCCGACACCCTCGGTGAAGAGGCTTTCGAGTTCTTCCTACGCAACAAAGAGCAGGAGTGGCAGGGCTACCGTAATCAGGTGACACCGTTCGAGCGTGAACGGTTCCTCCCCATCAACTGA
- a CDS encoding bifunctional [glutamine synthetase] adenylyltransferase/[glutamine synthetase]-adenylyl-L-tyrosine phosphorylase: protein MRKDSPTSALRRLGFADPGRASKLLDGRIDEWEPILDELGNGADPDLGLLTLLRLTEASPHAMQTLLNSETIRRSVCAIAAMSSALGDMLITHPEWIDDLGDKVDISPDGTVFLEALDVKEGSSPSDVVAGVRWEDGVALLRTLYYRQLISIAARDLTSKNPVAEYRWVSESISDLVDGCLKGALALSRSVVPGSENVRLTIIAMGKTGARELNYISDVDVVYVGELADATGLSGTEMTSDAERVSEEEALEIATKLANAVSQAVSGPGAVMPLWPLDANLRPEGKDGPLVRTLASHVAYYERWAKDWEFQALLKARPAAGDEELGRAYVDAVATFVWSASQREGFVESSRQMRTRVESNIASQDAARQIKLGEGGLRDVEFTVQLLQLVHGRVDTSLRVRNTLDALAALRDGGYVARTDADELEGYYRFLRTLEHRIQLQKMRRSHVLPTQTDQLRRIARAMKIDRVATGEDLEKEWKKVRGAVRSLHKAIYYRPLLPAAARLRDDDISLDREAAADRLAGIGYRDPARAIDHISALTEGVSRTAKIQRQLLPVLLGWFAEGPEPDSGLLHFRILSETMGRTHWYMKLLRDSGMAARRLAHILSTSRYLAEAIPALPESVRWLEGNEELKPLSGTALRQELDALISRRNTHEGVAMAGRYLRRRILLRTGLGLVLGVIDTREAQASITMGAEIAVDAALRAATAKVLAGHDLEEAPSRYLVVGLGSFGAHEMSYGSDADILFVHEPLSDDKVFAQKIAVEIATTLIAVLKDGAEEPPLKIDADLRPEGRNGPLARSLASYEEYYDRWLETWERQALLIARPVAGDEELGESFIDLIDPIRYGEPLSPGEHRDVRRMKARIESERAPRGVEKTRHLKLGPGGISDVDWTVQYLQLDHGGSNPSLRTTSTLDGLVAATEAGLLSHGDADRLADAWLFAQHLRLAIVLGTGRTSGPRIDTVPTDSTELATIAALLSRDHEARQEVGETYLRLSRRARSVVERIFFGDDE, encoded by the coding sequence ATGCGTAAAGATAGTCCCACCTCGGCGCTCCGCCGGCTCGGCTTCGCCGACCCCGGCAGGGCCAGCAAACTGCTGGACGGAAGAATCGACGAGTGGGAGCCGATCCTCGACGAACTGGGAAACGGTGCCGATCCCGATCTTGGCCTGCTCACCCTTTTGAGGCTCACCGAGGCCAGCCCGCACGCTATGCAAACCCTGCTGAACAGCGAGACGATTCGCAGGTCCGTCTGCGCTATCGCCGCCATGTCCTCCGCCCTAGGCGACATGCTGATCACCCACCCCGAGTGGATTGATGACCTCGGCGATAAAGTCGATATCAGCCCTGACGGAACCGTGTTTCTTGAAGCCCTCGACGTAAAAGAAGGGTCCTCACCATCTGACGTAGTTGCGGGCGTGCGATGGGAAGACGGAGTGGCTCTGCTCCGCACGCTCTACTATCGTCAGCTCATCTCAATTGCGGCCAGGGATCTCACCTCGAAGAATCCCGTCGCTGAGTATCGCTGGGTGTCGGAATCTATTTCCGACCTTGTCGATGGTTGCTTGAAGGGCGCCCTGGCCCTTTCTCGCTCGGTCGTTCCCGGATCCGAGAATGTTCGCCTCACCATTATTGCCATGGGCAAGACCGGGGCCCGGGAACTCAACTACATTTCTGACGTCGATGTGGTTTATGTTGGCGAGTTGGCCGATGCTACCGGGTTGTCCGGAACTGAGATGACATCGGATGCTGAGCGAGTTTCTGAAGAAGAGGCTCTGGAGATAGCGACGAAGCTCGCGAATGCTGTGTCGCAGGCCGTGTCGGGGCCGGGGGCGGTTATGCCGCTGTGGCCACTGGATGCGAACCTGCGCCCCGAGGGCAAGGACGGTCCGCTCGTGCGCACGCTTGCTTCCCATGTCGCCTACTACGAGCGGTGGGCGAAGGACTGGGAGTTCCAGGCGCTCCTTAAGGCACGCCCCGCGGCAGGTGATGAGGAACTGGGCCGAGCCTACGTGGATGCCGTGGCCACATTTGTCTGGTCCGCCTCTCAGCGGGAGGGGTTTGTGGAATCCTCACGGCAGATGCGAACGCGGGTGGAATCCAACATTGCATCCCAAGACGCCGCCAGGCAGATCAAGCTTGGTGAGGGCGGTCTACGCGACGTTGAGTTTACCGTTCAGCTCCTCCAGCTTGTGCACGGCAGGGTCGATACCTCGCTCCGGGTGAGGAACACCCTCGATGCGTTGGCTGCCCTGCGTGACGGAGGATACGTGGCCCGCACCGATGCGGACGAGCTGGAGGGCTACTACCGTTTCCTGCGGACCCTCGAGCACCGGATTCAGCTCCAGAAGATGAGACGTAGCCACGTTCTTCCCACCCAAACCGATCAACTGAGGCGTATTGCGCGGGCGATGAAGATCGACAGGGTCGCGACCGGTGAGGACCTGGAGAAGGAGTGGAAGAAGGTCAGGGGAGCGGTCCGTTCCCTCCACAAGGCGATCTACTATCGTCCGCTTCTCCCAGCCGCGGCACGCTTACGCGATGACGACATTAGTCTGGACCGGGAGGCTGCCGCCGATCGCCTTGCCGGCATCGGATATCGAGACCCCGCCCGGGCAATCGACCACATCTCGGCACTGACCGAGGGAGTCTCCCGCACCGCAAAGATCCAGCGGCAACTTTTGCCCGTTCTCCTCGGCTGGTTTGCGGAAGGACCGGAACCCGATTCCGGCCTCCTTCATTTCCGGATCCTCTCCGAAACCATGGGAAGAACCCACTGGTACATGAAGCTCCTGAGGGACTCGGGTATGGCAGCGAGGCGCCTCGCCCATATTCTCTCCACGTCCCGCTACCTCGCCGAAGCCATCCCGGCCCTGCCCGAATCGGTGAGGTGGCTCGAAGGCAACGAAGAGCTGAAGCCCCTGAGCGGGACTGCTCTCCGGCAAGAACTCGACGCACTGATTTCACGGCGCAATACGCACGAGGGTGTTGCCATGGCGGGGCGCTATCTGCGCCGCCGCATACTCCTGCGCACCGGCCTCGGCCTTGTCCTTGGCGTGATCGATACTCGCGAGGCGCAGGCATCAATCACCATGGGAGCGGAGATTGCGGTGGATGCTGCTCTGCGGGCCGCGACCGCGAAGGTCCTCGCGGGGCACGACTTGGAAGAAGCACCGTCTCGTTATCTTGTTGTTGGGCTCGGCTCGTTTGGTGCCCACGAGATGAGCTACGGATCGGACGCGGACATCCTCTTTGTTCACGAGCCGCTCAGCGATGACAAGGTTTTTGCCCAGAAGATTGCCGTCGAGATCGCGACCACCCTCATTGCAGTGCTGAAAGACGGGGCGGAGGAGCCACCGCTGAAAATCGATGCGGATCTTCGGCCCGAGGGGCGGAATGGACCACTTGCCAGGTCGCTTGCATCCTACGAGGAATACTACGACCGCTGGCTAGAGACCTGGGAACGGCAGGCGCTTCTTATAGCGCGACCGGTTGCTGGCGATGAAGAGTTAGGTGAGTCATTTATTGATCTCATCGACCCGATCAGGTATGGGGAGCCGCTGAGCCCGGGGGAGCACCGGGACGTGCGGCGGATGAAGGCGCGTATCGAATCAGAGCGCGCCCCGCGAGGGGTGGAGAAGACCCGTCATCTCAAGCTTGGCCCGGGCGGGATCTCGGATGTTGACTGGACCGTCCAGTACCTCCAACTGGACCACGGCGGATCGAACCCTTCTCTCCGGACCACATCGACACTCGACGGGCTAGTTGCAGCAACTGAAGCAGGCTTACTGAGCCACGGCGATGCTGATCGGCTGGCTGATGCTTGGCTCTTTGCCCAGCACCTGCGGCTCGCGATTGTCCTCGGAACTGGCCGAACCTCCGGGCCCAGGATCGATACCGTGCCAACGGACTCCACCGAGCTTGCCACCATTGCCGCACTCCTATCGAGAGATCACGAGGCGCGTCAGGAAGTGGGCGAAACCTATCTGCGGCTTTCGCGGCGAGCGAGGTCCGTTGTTGAACGCATCTTTTTCGGGGACGATGAGTAA
- a CDS encoding histidine phosphatase family protein yields the protein MRLYLARHGQTTSNTIRALDTAAPGADLTETGRVQSEELAERMTGIHLDGILVSHLVRTQQTAEPIATSRKLDSRIDPRIAEVSGGDWEMANDMPTLMEYFGIAQNWMEGDLDPRIPGGENGHEVLERFNAAIEESDEESLLVVSHGMMLQVWATIMVGDPAGEKLPHMTNCATGVIEGTPGKWELVDWYKPPTPGTEVPAEDAPKE from the coding sequence ATGAGACTGTACTTGGCCAGGCACGGACAAACCACGTCCAACACGATTCGGGCACTCGACACGGCGGCACCGGGAGCGGACCTCACCGAGACGGGGCGAGTCCAGTCGGAGGAACTGGCGGAGCGCATGACCGGTATCCATCTCGACGGAATTCTTGTCTCCCACCTTGTCCGCACGCAGCAAACGGCGGAACCCATCGCCACGTCAAGGAAGCTTGATTCGAGAATCGACCCGAGGATCGCGGAAGTCTCCGGTGGCGACTGGGAGATGGCAAACGATATGCCAACTCTCATGGAGTACTTCGGCATTGCTCAGAACTGGATGGAAGGCGACCTGGATCCACGGATCCCGGGAGGCGAAAATGGCCATGAAGTCCTTGAACGCTTCAATGCTGCAATCGAAGAATCGGATGAAGAGTCGCTCCTCGTGGTATCCCACGGCATGATGCTTCAGGTGTGGGCAACAATCATGGTTGGTGACCCAGCGGGAGAGAAGCTTCCGCACATGACGAACTGCGCCACCGGAGTTATCGAAGGAACCCCCGGCAAGTGGGAACTGGTCGACTGGTACAAGCCACCGACACCCGGCACCGAGGTCCCCGCTGAGGATGCTCCAAAGGAGTAG